GCTTGAGGAACTCAGCCTAACTCAGTTGAATTCAGCCGACATGCTTGTATTTGGTGCGACAACATACAAAGGTATGGCAGACTACTGGACAAAGGCGGGAGAAGAGGAAGGAGAAATAGCCAAATTGATGAATGAGATTCGAAAGGTCGTCTGTTCATCAACGCTCAAAACTGCCGACTGGAACAATACGATAGTTGTAAAAGATGCAGTAGCTGAAATTTCTAATTTGAAACACCAAGGCAATGGAGATATGTTTGTGTTCGGTAGCGGTAACCTTTCCGAATCTTTAATAAAAGCAGATCTATTTGAAGAGTTTCGCTTATGCATTGCACCAGTATTTTTAGGGGATGGGAGACGTTTGTTTAATCAGGGAATCCCCTATAAAAAACTCAAACAACTTGAGGCTCGTCCCCTTTCGACGGGCGGCATCATCGTTCGGTATGCTCCGGAGAAAGAATCGAGATAATGAAAAGCAAAAAATAATTCTTTAAAAAACGAAATGGAAGAAAATAAAACGAAACCACTTGTCACGTAATTTTCGAACTGCGTTTAGATACGGCTCTGCCATTTCCCTTTGGGCTTGCTGCAACCCTCGCTTGTCCGTCGGCAAATCCGGCTTTGTCACTTCGTTCGCATTTACAAGTTCGCGCGAAGTCCTTCGGACACGCCGGATTTCGGCCAGTTTCGTTCGTTAGCACTAAGCGCCGCGCAGTATTCGATAATCGAAAATTCGCTTAATTGATACTTGAACTTCTCTGTGCAAGCCATATAACTAGACCGATGAGAAAAACTATTTTCGCAATCAATATTACCACTGATGGGTATTGTAGTCATACCGACATGATCGCTGACGAAGAGCTACATACGTATTTCACCGATCTTTTGCGTACTGCAAGCCTCATCCTTTATGGTCGGATTACGTATCAGCTAATGGTGCCTTATTGGCCTGACATCGCCAAGCGCCGATCAGAAGCAGAATCAACGAATGAGTTCGCTCGAGTATTTGACTCGCTCGATAAGGTCTTATTCTCCACAACATTGAGAGATGTGGAAGACAGGAATACGAGACTTGCGCAGCGAAACATTGCAGAAGAGGTCCTTGCTTTGAAACAGCAGTCCGGAAAGGACATTTTCGTGGGCAGTTTGAGCATTGCGTCGCAGCTTTCGGAACGCAATTTGATTGACGAGTATCGTTTCGTAGTTCATCCGGTTGTTGCTGGAAAAGGACCGCGGTTATTCGATACCGTGAGTTCGGAAAAGAGTCTCCGGTTGGATTTTCTTGGTTCGAAAATTTTTCAATCTGGAGCCGTTGCTCTTCATTATGAAAAACATATGTGAGGAGAAATGGATTTCATAAGCTGGGCAGGAAGGCCGAACTTCGGAGCCGCTCTATCGCAATTCGTAAATGGTCTAAGAGAAAGAAAATAAATCGAGGTAGTTATGTCAATTGAATCAGAAAAAGACATTATCGGCTTGCAAAAGGTCGGTAATTTAGTTGCCGAAACCATAAAACTAATGATTGCAAATGCGTCTCCTGGAATTACTACAAAATCCCTCGACAAAATTGCTCGAAATTACTTTGAGTCCTTCGGTGCACATTCCGCGCCCGAGATTACATATAATTTTCCCGGCGCAACTTGTATCAGTGTAAATCATGAAGTAGCACATGGGATTCCCGGCTCTCGCGTTTTACGCGAGGGCGATCTACTAAATGTAGATGTTTCTCTCGAACTTGAAGGTTATTTTGCTGATGCAGGGTATTCTATTTGTCTCTCTCCAGCTCGTCAGAATCTTATAAACCTTTGCAACACGTCGCACGATATTTTACTTAAAACAATTAAATCACTTCGTTCGGGAAACAAAATAAATAAAATCGGATGTACCATCGAAACTGAAGCAAAGAAGCACGGTTATCAAGTTATTAGAAATCTTACAGGTCATGGAACAGGTAGACGTCTGCATGAAGAACCTGATAATATTGTCAATTATAAAGATCCTACTGATCTAAGGCTTTTATCTAAAGGCATGGTCATTGCTGTCGAAACCTTTATTTCTACCGGTGCCAAACTTGCTATCGAATCAAATGATGGATGGACTTTGACAACACCCGATAAATCGTATGTCGCTCAATTCGAACATACGATCATCGTAACAGAGCAGGAACCGGTATTATTAACAGTTTAAAAGTGGGTCACTTCGCATAGTTGTCGGCGCTTTTGTCACACTCGAGCTTGTTTTGGGACTCTTCCTTGGGCTTCGCCACATTTCGCCTGCACGTTCGCAATTCACAATACTGACGCCGCTCGGGGAGACTTGGCTTTCGGTCACCTTGAACGCCGGGATTGTGCCATCGACAAACGACCGTTTCCCATTGCCCAAGGTCAGCGGATATGTCTTTAGCCAGAACTTATCGACTAAATCAAACCTCATGGGTGTCTTAACGAGATTCGCACTTCCATAAACGTGTAAATTCGGCCTTTGCTGCTGCTTGAGTTTCGGGACTTTCTGCACAATATCTCCTCCTAAAAATACGGAAGGCTGCCCATTCATGAGAGGTCATGGTATTCGAGGCGACGTATTTGGTCGCTTACATGACGCTTGACCATATCTCCGAACGTTGCGGTCAGTACGGCGCCAAATTTCAAAGGTTTCGCGTCCTAACAACGGATCAAAATGGCACGGTCATTTGCCTATTCATAACTGTTCTAACAACATCAAGAGTGAAAAATTCGAGTACAATAACTCTTTTCTCATGACCGAGTCCCTTATAAAATAAAATATATCCCGGCCTGATTTTGGAACAAAAGTTTGCATACGCCGATAGCAATTAGTAACAGCTTTATACCGAATGACCGATCGCGATAATAAATGCGCGATTTTATTTTGCTTGGTATCGGATAGTTAAAGCATCATAGATTCGTAGAGTTTAGTTTGGGTATTAATCTTATAAACGACACTAAGAGTAAGTTGAAACTCGAAGTGGTTAGCGTTCATCGCAATTTTGACAAAACGGCAGTGCAAATATATACGAGTAGAAAATAGAATAGAATAAAAAGGTTATTGACAATAATTTTTCTTGTAACACCTCTTACAAGCTATGATTCGATAGCCAAAAGATGAACAATATGGAAGATCCAAAAAAACAAACAGACAACTCGACTTCGTCGCCCGGCGTTGCGCCAAAGGTGACGGGAATTGGCGGCATTTTCTTTTTTTCAGATAATCTGCAGCAGACGAAAGAATGGTATGCCAAAAATTTAGGACTTGAAATCAATGAATGGGGTTCGACTTTTGAATCCAGAAACATCGACAGACCTGATGAAATAAACTCTCTTCAATGGAGTCCTTTCAAAAGAGGAGATAAATATTTTTCTCCGTCCAAAAAGGATTTTATGATTAATTACCGAGTTCAGAATATAGAAGGGCTTGTAAATAATCTCAAAAAGAACGGAGTCACCGTACTTGATAGTATTGAGGCTTCTGACTTCGGAAAATTCGTACATATTATGGACACAGACGGCAACAAGATTGAACTATGGGAGCCTATCGACAGCAAAGACGACCGCTAATCTTAACGGAGATTAATATACGAATTTGAAGCTTTGCATTACTTTCGACTTCAGTGGTTATAAGCATTGAAGTGCTTCAAATCTTATTGTGGCAAATCGTCAAGCTCGTTCCGCTTAGAATCATTGTTGCGTGGATGCCGAATTTCGGGGCAACTCGTTCGATGTCCGAAATAATTGCATCCCCCATTGCATAGGCATTTGCATCGTCAAAGCGATTTTTTTTCAGATTAGATACTTATTAGGATGATACGTTTAAATGCGTATGACTTTTGGCGATGCAATAGATATTTCATTCTAACCGGCTGCCGCTTTGAGCGCTGCAATGTCGATTTTTCGCATCTTTAGCATCGCTCGTCGCGCGCGCTCCGCTTTTTGCGAATCTTTATGTGAGATAAGTTTTAAGAGAATATTAGGTGTCACCTGCCACCACATGCCGTATTTGTCCTGAACCCAACCGCACATACTTTCTTTTCCACCGTCTACAAGAAGAGCGTTCCAATAATAATCGACTTCTTTCTGGGTATCGACGCTGATCATGAATGAGACACCCCAGCTGAATTGAAAATTAGGTCCACCATTGTAAGCGGAAAACTTTTGGCCGTTCAAAATGAAATCCGCCTGCATCCGATTTGCCCTGATAATTTTGGATTTCTTAAAAATCGATACGTAGAAATTTGTCACTTCCACGAGATCCGCATTGAACATGAGAAAAGGAGTGATGGTGTGCGATGGAGCGCCCATAAATTCGATTTTCATGTCGTCCGGTTTAGATTTTGTCGGACTGCTTTTCTTCTTTGCCTTCGCCATATATTTCTCCTTTGTCTTTGAGTAATTTGCTTGTTTGTATTACGAATTTAATATGCGCAATCGCTCGGTCGTATCCGCCAGGTAAGAAAACACCAGAGTGCACACTTAATTTTCAAAAACTTACAATGTAAGAACGGAATGGACATCATGGCTAATAAGGCCGAAAACTTCGGACAGGAGACCCGTGAAGGCTAAGGCTAATTTGAGAGTTGGCGTTCCGCATAGTTCTCGCCCGATGATCCTGCGCTTGTCTTGAGAAACGACGCGCTTGAATTCCTCAATTTTGCCTTCATGAATCTTCAGTCTTGCTAAGCTTTGAATCTCACTTATTGTTCTTAACTCCTTACATAAAGCGAACATTTTTTTCATTTGAAACTCGGAGACGTTCTTTCGGCTTCTTCGATTATACTTTTTTTTGAACTAAGTATATTATAGTTGGGAAAAAGCCTTTCTTTCTGTTTCCTTACCATTAAAATCCAAAGACCATTATGAAGAAGCCGTACATAGGTAGAATAACCGAGAAATACCTGTATTTTTTTGCGATTGTTTCAGTAGCAATCTTGATCATTGTTAATCAAGTTATCATTCATACTCTTTTAGTGGAAGTTCGGAAAGATGGATTAATCGTAAACATTGCGGGAAAACAGAGAATGCATAGTCAACGAATCACTAAACTGGCGCTAATGTCTATGATTGATCCGGGGAATTTTATTGAATTAAAAAAGGAGACCGAGAATTGGAACCGAACGCATTTTTCACTTCAACGAGGAGATGCAGAAATCGGTTTACCCGTCAACAAGTCGCCGGCTATATCTAAACTCTTCGACGACATTGCTCCTTATCAAAAAGGATTGTATTTATCGATTTCGCATCTTGAAGATAGTTCTCAGATACGCGGGATAATGGCAGAAATTTTCAAGAATGAAGAAGCGTACCTGCCCTTGATGGATTCCATAGTAGGAGTGTTCGAGAAAGAATCGAAAGTGCGTATCCAAAGGCTCGAGGTTGTTGAAATATTGCTGGCTGCCATTTCGCTATTATTACTTACCGCCGAGTTTCTATTCGTATTTAGACCGATTATTAGAGAATTAAAAGGGAGAGAAGAAAAACTCGAACGTTTGAATGAAAGTAAAGATCTGATTATGGCCACAATCGCGCATGACATTCGAAATCCGCTCAATATAATACAAATGTCTCTGGATCTTCTAAAAGAAAAAATCCCGGAAATTTCCGCTAAAAACAGGGAAACTCTTATGTATGCCCAAGAAGCTTGTTCAAGGGCAGAAAAATTAGTCCGAGAATTGCTGGAATTAGCCCAAATCGAGAGCGAAGACTTCTCCTTGACAAAGGAGATTACTCAACTTGATCCATATGTTGAACGAGTTCTGTCGCCTTTCCAATACAAAGCATCCGAAAAACATATAGAAATAAAAATTACCGTGCATCCTCCGGATCTTTCCGCCTTAATCGATCGCGAGAGATTTGCTCGAGTATTAGAAAATTTGATAACGAATTCTCTTAAATTTACGGACGAATCAGGAAAGATTGAAATCAATTCTTTTGAAGAGAACGAAAAGGTACGGCTTGAGATCAAGGACACGGGCATAGGAATTCCTGAGAAGTTAAAACAGCATATATTCGATAAATATTCCAAAGCTCGCAGAGACGGCATGCAAGGCGAAAAACCCGTCGGGTTGGGAATGTCGATCGTTAAAGCGATTGTTGAAAAACACCAAGGAAAGATTTGGCTTGAAAGTCATGAAGGACTCGGGACAACATTTCATGTTTGTTTGCCTAAGGCAAATCTAAAACCCCACAATGGAGACTAGCTTCGGAGCCAACTTTTCGTTATGCAAAACTTCTCCAAATAGAGCGGAAACATACAAAAAAAGAATCATGAAAGGCGGAAGATATTTTAACTAAATATTAAATGATGGACTAATGCAAAATAATTTATTTGATCAGATTGCAAGCGAATATGATACGAAAGAAAGACAGGAATTAGCGAAAATAATAGTTAAGGAGATAAAATCAGAGTTAAAAAATAGTAAAGATAAATCGTTATTGGATTATGGAAGCGGGACCGGATTAGTTGGATTGGAATTATCTCCATTAGTCGATAAGATTCTATTAATGGACTCTGCGGAACAAATGCTCGAGATAGCAAAAGAGAAGATTATTCGAGCTAATATGAAAAATGCTGAAGTTATTTACTCTGATTTTACGAAAACTACCTCAAGCATTAAAGCGGATATAATAGTAGTTTCGCTGGTTCTTCTTCATATTCCGGATACAAACAGGATACTAAAGCAATTCTTTTCTGTATTAAAAGAGAATGGAAAATTAATTATTGTAGATTTTGATAAAAACGAGAAAGTCAACCATCCGAAAGTTCACAATGGATTTAGTCATACGGATTTAAAATCGTTACTTACAGATGCGGGATTTAAAAAGACGGAAATAAGAACATTTTATAATGGTGAAAATATTTTTATGAATCAAGATGCCTCGCTATTGATTTCTACAAGTCTGAAGTAAATTCGAACACTAAATTCCTCTTTATCACGCATCTTGCAGGGAGAAGGTCCTGTACTATTTCATTACGATTATCTTTGGGATTATCGCTAACATGAAATCGATAATCTTACAGGGCAAAGCGTTGAAGCCAGCGATGTAGGACTCTTCGCATCCGCAAGCCGTTCGGCCTGCACTTTCGCATTACGCTTGACGGCCTCGATGAGGAGCGCATTCGCTCAAGAAGAAAATGGCCGAACTTGGGTTTGGGTCTATCGCATCTTCATATCAATTCTAATGATTTTTTCCTTATACGCAATGTTAGCATTCAATTGAGGAGACTTTTCACGAATAACGCAAAGGTAATTCGATGGACGGGTCTTTTTGGATTACTCGGAGCGCTTCCTTGATGGATTGGCTGGTTAGGTTGGGTCAGCGCAGTTACGTGCTTGTTGTCGATACCGGCGAAGTGCGGAACCGCCGTAAACACCCGGATTTTTTACAACGCCGCAGGTTGGGGACCTACAATTGTAGCGAATCTTCCTCCTTTAGTTTGGTTTTTTGGGGCGAGCCTTGCGATGATCTGCAAGAGTTATCAGCAAGGCAATAATTAGGATCTTCGTCAAACTTGGTCAAATTATTCTCTGGGTTAAACTGAGCCGCATTCTATAATAGCTCCACGCTTACTCACACAAGTTTTATGCAAGTCGGCTTTACCGCAAATGGAACGCAGCTTAATCTTTTTGCTAGACGACGTGTGAAATTCGAAAAGCAATCCCCTTCAATAATGTTTTCAGAATGTATCTTATTTACGCTTTTCCAAATATTTAGCAAGGTTGCCAAGATGTTGTTTGCCGCCCTCAATCGCACCGTATTTTTTATTCACTCTTTCCAACTCTTCTTTGTTCGGGAAAATCTGTTCCATAGTAAGATTTGTTCCTTCGCCGGATTCTTCAAATATGATTTTAGATTGGAAATGGATCTCCTTGGTACCTTCATCATCGCCAAGATGCTGATAATAAATGTAATTAGGTTTGTTAATTTCTATAAATTGAATCTTGCTTTTATAATTGTGTCCATCGGGGCCATGCATGATAAATTCCCAAATGCCGCCATTTGAAAAATCCAAACGCTTTGTCGTTATTGTAAATCCATCCGGCCCCCACCATTCGGAAAGATGTTCCTGGGACGACCATGCCTCGAATAGCAGATCAATCGATACGTCAAAGTATCTCTTATAAATGACTCTATTGCCTTCAATGATTGCTTCCACATTATTTTTTATCACGGTGTTTCTCCTTTTTGATTTTTAATACGTACTTATCCAGTCTATCTAGTCGCTTATTCCATAGATTTCTAATTTCCGATAACCAATCCTCCATTTCGTCGATTCCCGAGTTATTCAGCCTATAAATTCGTTTTTGTGCCTCTTTCTTCACTTGAAGAACCTTGGCTTCTTTCAATACCTTTAAGTGTTGTGAAATAGCCGGCGGACTCATCTTAAAATTTTGGCTTATCTCACTCGAAGTAAGCTCGCCGTTCTTTGCCACCAATTTCACAATCTCCCTTCGAGTATCATCTGCAAGAGCAGCAAAAGCATTCATTCGGACATATTGAATCATTTGCTTAATTAAGTCAACACTTAATTAAAATTCATTGAGAGGCTCTCGATTATATATTGTATAACTATCGATGCGGGCTCCATTTCATTTATGCTCGCTTCGGTGGCTTTCACTCTAGGCTCTGTCATTGATTTGGGAAGCGGGATACAGCCCAAATCCTTCAGAATTCTTCTTTTGTTACGCGAAATTATTCATCCATTCTGAGGTAAGGTGCTAAAAATCTATTTTCTCTTTTTCATATCAACTTTCAGATGGCGGCTACAAACTTCCGCAATCTTCGAGCCTGAAGATCTTCCAACAATAGTTAGTATCATTTATGAACGTTATCCATTGGATTGCAAAACCGATTGCAAGACATAGTAAACAAATTAATATAGCGCATTATGACAACGAGAAATAGAATTATCTATTGGATTTCTACTATCTGGCTTGCATTGGGGATGGTATCGACTGGAGCAGTTCAGTTAATCAAAGTTAAGGCGGAGGTAGATAAGATTACGGACTTAGGCTATCCGATCTATTTTTTAACGATACTAGGTGTTTGGAAAATTTTGGGGGTTATCGCCGTACTGATTCCCAAATTTCCCGTTCTAAAGGAATGGGCTTACGCAGGTTTTTTCTTTGCCATGTCCGGAGCCGCGTTTTCACATATCGCATCGGGTCATTCCGTGAGTGAAATATTTCCCTCGTTGCTACTTCTAATTCTAACGCTGGTATCCTGGTATTTCAGACCCGAGGATAGAAAGGTCATTTCGTTTAATCAACATAAGAATAGGAAGTTATGAAGAGCGCTGATAGCAATAAAAAGAAATTCTCGGCGGAAAAACAGCAGGAGCTACTCAGAACGTTGAAGGACCGTTTTGAAAAAAACATGAAACGGCATAAAGGATTGGAATGGCCTAAAATTGAGGTGAAGCTGAAAGGTAGCGCCGAAAAAATATTGTCACTGAACGAAATGGAAATAACCGGCGGCGAACCTGATGTTGTCAGTTATGATAAAAAGACGGGCGAATATGTTTTTTATGATTGTTCTGCAGAAAGTCCTAAGGGCCGCAGAAGCGTTTGTTACGATCGGGAAGCGCTGGATTCAAGGAAAGAACATAAGCCGAAAAATAATGCAATCGATATGGCTGCGACAATGGGCATCGAACTTTTATCGGAAGAACAATATCGGGAACTGCAGAAACTAGGAGATTTCGATACGAAAACATCGAGTTGGGTGAAAACGCCTCCCGGTATTAGAGAACTCGGCGGCGCTCTCTTTTGTGATCGCCGCTACGACAATGTCTTCGTTTATCATAACGGTGCGGAATCTTATTATGCCGTCCGAGGATTTCGCGGCTCGCTAAGGATCTAGATTTGAATTCGAGAACGGATCACTTGAAAGAAGAAAGAATTGTCACTGATTTAGATTCGAAACTCATCGGCATTATTAAAAGGCAGTTTCTAATAATGGAAACACGACAGCTAACGAGAATCGTTAAGTAATACGTTATGAAAAAGAATACGATGAATCCTAAGGTTGATTTCTATTTTAGCAAAGCCGAAAAGTGGCAAAAAGAATTGGCTAAATTAAGAACAATCGTTCTCGGATGTCAGTTAACGGAAGAGTTGAAGTGGGGTGTTCCTTGCTACACCTTTCAGGAAAGTAATATAGTTTTAATACACGTGTTTAAAGAATATTGTGCACTTCTGTTTTTCAAAGGCGTGTTGTTACAGGATGCTAACGGAATTTTAGTCCAACAAACGAAGAATGTGCAGGCAGCTCGACAGATTCGGTTCACCGATGTACGGGAGATCGTTAAGTTGAAGCCGATCTTGGAGGCTTATATTTACGAAGCTATCG
The Leptospira fainei serovar Hurstbridge str. BUT 6 genome window above contains:
- a CDS encoding dihydrofolate reductase family protein, which translates into the protein MRKLIMWNVITLDGYFEGEKNWDLSFHELVWSKELEELSLTQLNSADMLVFGATTYKGMADYWTKAGEEEGEIAKLMNEIRKVVCSSTLKTADWNNTIVVKDAVAEISNLKHQGNGDMFVFGSGNLSESLIKADLFEEFRLCIAPVFLGDGRRLFNQGIPYKKLKQLEARPLSTGGIIVRYAPEKESR
- a CDS encoding dihydrofolate reductase family protein, producing the protein MRKTIFAINITTDGYCSHTDMIADEELHTYFTDLLRTASLILYGRITYQLMVPYWPDIAKRRSEAESTNEFARVFDSLDKVLFSTTLRDVEDRNTRLAQRNIAEEVLALKQQSGKDIFVGSLSIASQLSERNLIDEYRFVVHPVVAGKGPRLFDTVSSEKSLRLDFLGSKIFQSGAVALHYEKHM
- the map gene encoding type I methionyl aminopeptidase translates to MSIESEKDIIGLQKVGNLVAETIKLMIANASPGITTKSLDKIARNYFESFGAHSAPEITYNFPGATCISVNHEVAHGIPGSRVLREGDLLNVDVSLELEGYFADAGYSICLSPARQNLINLCNTSHDILLKTIKSLRSGNKINKIGCTIETEAKKHGYQVIRNLTGHGTGRRLHEEPDNIVNYKDPTDLRLLSKGMVIAVETFISTGAKLAIESNDGWTLTTPDKSYVAQFEHTIIVTEQEPVLLTV
- a CDS encoding VOC family protein, producing the protein MEDPKKQTDNSTSSPGVAPKVTGIGGIFFFSDNLQQTKEWYAKNLGLEINEWGSTFESRNIDRPDEINSLQWSPFKRGDKYFSPSKKDFMINYRVQNIEGLVNNLKKNGVTVLDSIEASDFGKFVHIMDTDGNKIELWEPIDSKDDR
- a CDS encoding VOC family protein, giving the protein MAKAKKKSSPTKSKPDDMKIEFMGAPSHTITPFLMFNADLVEVTNFYVSIFKKSKIIRANRMQADFILNGQKFSAYNGGPNFQFSWGVSFMISVDTQKEVDYYWNALLVDGGKESMCGWVQDKYGMWWQVTPNILLKLISHKDSQKAERARRAMLKMRKIDIAALKAAAG
- a CDS encoding ATP-binding protein, with protein sequence MKKPYIGRITEKYLYFFAIVSVAILIIVNQVIIHTLLVEVRKDGLIVNIAGKQRMHSQRITKLALMSMIDPGNFIELKKETENWNRTHFSLQRGDAEIGLPVNKSPAISKLFDDIAPYQKGLYLSISHLEDSSQIRGIMAEIFKNEEAYLPLMDSIVGVFEKESKVRIQRLEVVEILLAAISLLLLTAEFLFVFRPIIRELKGREEKLERLNESKDLIMATIAHDIRNPLNIIQMSLDLLKEKIPEISAKNRETLMYAQEACSRAEKLVRELLELAQIESEDFSLTKEITQLDPYVERVLSPFQYKASEKHIEIKITVHPPDLSALIDRERFARVLENLITNSLKFTDESGKIEINSFEENEKVRLEIKDTGIGIPEKLKQHIFDKYSKARRDGMQGEKPVGLGMSIVKAIVEKHQGKIWLESHEGLGTTFHVCLPKANLKPHNGD
- a CDS encoding class I SAM-dependent DNA methyltransferase, coding for MQNNLFDQIASEYDTKERQELAKIIVKEIKSELKNSKDKSLLDYGSGTGLVGLELSPLVDKILLMDSAEQMLEIAKEKIIRANMKNAEVIYSDFTKTTSSIKADIIVVSLVLLHIPDTNRILKQFFSVLKENGKLIIVDFDKNEKVNHPKVHNGFSHTDLKSLLTDAGFKKTEIRTFYNGENIFMNQDASLLISTSLK
- a CDS encoding SRPBCC family protein, coding for MIKNNVEAIIEGNRVIYKRYFDVSIDLLFEAWSSQEHLSEWWGPDGFTITTKRLDFSNGGIWEFIMHGPDGHNYKSKIQFIEINKPNYIYYQHLGDDEGTKEIHFQSKIIFEESGEGTNLTMEQIFPNKEELERVNKKYGAIEGGKQHLGNLAKYLEKRK
- a CDS encoding ArsR/SmtB family transcription factor; this translates as MNAFAALADDTRREIVKLVAKNGELTSSEISQNFKMSPPAISQHLKVLKEAKVLQVKKEAQKRIYRLNNSGIDEMEDWLSEIRNLWNKRLDRLDKYVLKIKKEKHRDKK
- a CDS encoding DoxX family protein, producing MTTRNRIIYWISTIWLALGMVSTGAVQLIKVKAEVDKITDLGYPIYFLTILGVWKILGVIAVLIPKFPVLKEWAYAGFFFAMSGAAFSHIASGHSVSEIFPSLLLLILTLVSWYFRPEDRKVISFNQHKNRKL
- a CDS encoding DUF4256 domain-containing protein, producing MKSADSNKKKFSAEKQQELLRTLKDRFEKNMKRHKGLEWPKIEVKLKGSAEKILSLNEMEITGGEPDVVSYDKKTGEYVFYDCSAESPKGRRSVCYDREALDSRKEHKPKNNAIDMAATMGIELLSEEQYRELQKLGDFDTKTSSWVKTPPGIRELGGALFCDRRYDNVFVYHNGAESYYAVRGFRGSLRI
- a CDS encoding YdeI/OmpD-associated family protein — its product is MKKNTMNPKVDFYFSKAEKWQKELAKLRTIVLGCQLTEELKWGVPCYTFQESNIVLIHVFKEYCALLFFKGVLLQDANGILVQQTKNVQAARQIRFTDVREIVKLKPILEAYIYEAIEVEKAGLKVNLKKTKEFDVPEEFLRKLDEVPDLKTAFDALTPGRQRAYILHFSAPKQSKTRASRVDKCMKQILNGKGLND